The following nucleotide sequence is from Candidatus Jordarchaeales archaeon.
CACGCTCTTCTCGAGTGTTTCCGAGTTCACTCTTTCAACGGTGATCAAGTCCCTTGTGACAGTTATTATGTTGAACGACGGCGGCATGCGGGCTTTAAGGCGGAGCGTGGTAGCCGTCCCCGCGTTTATGATGAACATTTCGTTGAGCTTCCAAGTCCAAGGGACGTGCTTGTGTCCGCATAATACCATGTGAACTTTGAGGTCTGAGAGGAGCTTTAGGAAGTCGCCTGAGTCCGACGGTATGTTTCTCTCCCTGCCAGTTCCAGGGATTGGTATGAGGTGATGATGGAGCACAACCATTCTGACGCCTTTGAAGTCCCTAAGCTCTTCTTCGACCATGCGGTAGGCTAAGCGGCCTACATGCCCGTCGTCGAGGTCCGGCTCTGTCGAGTCGACCCCGACAACCTTGACTGATCCAACCTCAGCGCTTGGGTAGCGGGTGCCGAAAAATTCTTCGAAGAGCATGTATCCAGCGTTCCTCGAGTCGTGGTTTCCCAGGACGACCAGTATACGTCCAGCATTAAACCTGTCGAGGAACGCCTTTGCCTCCATGTACTCGTGTAGGTGGCCGTTGTCTGTTATGTCCCCGCTGACCACTATTAGGTCCGGGTTCAATCTGTTCGCTTCGTTGACGACGTTCTCCCCCAGCCTGCTCGAGAAGTACTGCGAAGTGACGTGTATGTCGGATATGTGAACCAACACTATTTTGTCCTTCACGAAAGCACCTCCATCACGTTTAATACTGCCAGACTAGCGAGTTTTGGGTTTTTCGTTTACGAAGCCAAGGACAGCGGAGCTCACCCTCACCCCGTTGTGAACCAGTGAGGGGACGCCAGCCGCCGAGCAGTACGTTAGCCGGGCCATGTGGTCAAGCAGGGCTACTGCTAACCCTAGGTTTAGTGGAAGGCTCGTCACACCCAAAACCAACGCTATGACAATCTCGTACACACCGAAGCCTCCGGGGATCACTGGGAAGAACTTCGAGGCAAACCCTAGGAGGGCAGCCAGCATGCAGATCTCAACAGATATGGAAGAGAACGGTTGAGTGAAGAGAGCTAGAGTCACGGTGTCTACGAGAAGGATGCTTGGGTAGACGCCTGCTAGCACTGCTAGCATTACGGCTTGGGCGAGCCACGGGATCCCCGCCGCGTTGAGGAATATATATATGGAGAGGGCGTCGGTGAACCATATTGGAAGGGAAAGTAACGTGGCAGCGGTCAAAGCTTTAGGGTTCTTGGAAAGCTTTTGAATTCCTTCTTTAATGCCGAGCGCCAAACCCTGCAACATGTTGTAAATTCTCTCCGATATCTTGCGCACCCTGAGGGAGTCAATTACTCCTGGCCCGGCTACGCAGAGAGCAAGGGTCAAAGCTACTATCACAGCTAAGATTGCAAAGAGGATGAGCGCCACTAGTTTTATGTGAAGGGGGATGAATGGGGCAAGGTTCGCTGCGGACAGAATTATCGAGGAGATTATGGCTATCGATACGACGTCGAGTGCCCTCTCAACCGCTATCGTCGACGTACTTTCACCTAGTGGCAGACCCCCCTGAGAGGACAGCAGAGATATCCTGAGTAAATCTCCAACCTTGGCGGGGGTCACCTCGTTGATGAGCCACCCGGAGAAGTTGATCGTCATAAGCCTGAAAACGCTCACATTACCTCCTGCAGCGTCCACGATGATCTTCCACCTGACAGCCCTCAGAACAAAGGATAACGTGTAGACAGCGATGAACGTGAGAACCCAAGCCGGGTGGAGTCTCGAAGCCAAACCTAGGAACAAGTCTACCCCTACCACCCATAGGACTAGGACTATGAAGGCAACCGAGAGAAGCAAGGCTACAGCCTTTAGCACCATTCCTCTGTTAACCAACAGCGCACCCCCAACTAGGAAGCCACTTCCCCTCTTTTCAGCCTTTCTCTTCCTTTGGAACAGCACCGATCAAAAAGCTTTTTACATAGTCTCGCTCAGAGACTGATAAGCCTCGCTTAAAAGGGTGGGCTTTTGAGAGACAAAGTGTCAATAATTATTCCATGTTTCAACGAGGAGGGGACAATTTCAGAGGTCATAGAGAGAGTTAAGAAAGTGGACCTAGGACTGGAGAAGGAGATAGTGGTGGTCGACGACGGGTCAACAGACTCCTCTTTCGAGAAAGCCAGCAGACATGGCGACGTGAAGGTTATCAGGCATGAGAGAAACATGGGGAAGGGGGCGGCGGTCAAGACTGGGATAGCTCACTCCACGGGGAGCATAATAGTGATACAGGACGCAGACCTAGAATACCTCCCAGAGGACATACCGGGCCTCCTAGCCCCAATAATCCGCGGAGAAGCTGACGCCGTTTACGGTTCACGCTTCACGGGCAACATAGAGGGGATGTCGCTGAGCCACAGGTTTGGCAACAGGGTTCTCTCGTGGGCCACACGCGTGCTTTTCAGAGCAAAGATAACCGACATGATGACCGGCTACAAAGTTTTCAAGAGAGAGGTCGTCGACGGGCTGAAACTGAGGGCGAGGAGGTTCGAGTTTGAACCAGAAGTCACAGCGAAACTCCTCAAAAGAGGGGTGAGGATAGTCGAGGTCCCTATAAGGTATAGTGTGAGAAAGATTGGAGAGGCAAAGATAAAGTGGAAGGACGGGTTAATCTGCCTCTGGTGGCTGCTGAAAGAGAGGCTTAGAAAGGAGGCGTAAAAGATATGCGTTCGCCGATCGAAGCGGCCTCGCGTTTTCTAAGGGAGTGCCGCAGTGACTGGGCTGTAGCGCTCATCACGGTTACAGTGATAGTTAGGGGGCTACTATCCCTGATCCTCGTGCCGGTAACTTGGGACGAAGCGGTCTACGCTAACCTCGCAAGGGACTTCTACTTCTTCGGCTTCTACTTCTACTTCCCCCAGCAGGTCATACTGGACTTTTCCAGAGCCCCGGTAACCCCGCTATCAATATACTTAGCCTATCTTTTGACCGGGCCAAATCACATTGTAGCTCAGCTGGTGACTTACGCTTACTCCTTGGCAACCATATACACCGTCTACCTTTTGGGCAAAGAGATGTTTGACGAGAAGGTTGGGAGGCTTTCCGCCCTAGCGGTAGCCTGCAACCCCTTCCTCTTAGTCTCGTCCTGGGGGATCCTCAGCGAGCCGCCTTGCATGTTCTTCTCAACACTCTTCCTACTACTGGTTTACAGGGCGCAGAGGAACCCGCGCTACTATGTACCAGCCGGCGCAGCGCTGACCCTTGCCACGCTGTCAAGGTACCCTGCGTTCCTCATGATCGCCGTTGCGCTCTTCATGGTTTCAGCGTCTGGAAACTTGAAAAAGGCTTTTAAGTCTCCTTGGCTGTACGCTGGCCTAGCTGTGGCCATAGCTACTGCAATACCCTGGCTCTTCTCAAGCAAGAGCTTGACGGGCTCCTACACTGGATTCCTCCAGATCTTCTTCGAGTCAACCCAGCAATGGATGAGGGAGCCTTACACCATGCTACTTTTAGGAGTCACACCGTTGGATTACCTAGTCAGTGCAGGGTACGACGTTTTAGCCGTAGCGGCGCTTCCGGGGGCTCTCGTATCATACTTCCTGTGGGGGGCTAGGCTTGGCAAGAGGAGCGCGGAGGGTAGGACGCTCCTGTTCTGGGTGCTCTTCTTCGCCGTCGCTTACGGTCTCCTAATGAGAGCCGCGCGCTTAGTCGACTACATGAGGTATAATGAGACGTCGCTTCCAGCGGTCGCGGTTCTCTCAGCGGTAGGCTTAGCGGTGCTCCTCAAGGAAGGGGGAGGAGTGAAAGTTGAGGGCGTGCGCTCCATCCTTTACGGGAAGAAGAAGGTGGCATTAGCGCTCATAGCAATAAACATCGCGGCTGGCTTCGCTGGAGCCGCCGTGGTTAGGGGGGAAGCGGCTGCAAGCGAGTCCGGTATATCTATTCCTGTTCCGGTTTACGAGTTCCTGGCGGTGGCAACGCCCCCTGACGGCTCAATACTGTCGAACATTTACCCCATAGTGAGCTACTACACGGATAGGGTGTGCATGTGGTTCCCGCAAGTGGATTGGCTGAGGGATTACACGTTCAAGCATCTCAACGTCAAGTACGTGCTCTTCAACCTCAACAGATACTGCCCGTTGGACGCTCTGATCTACGTCGAGTCCCACCCTGAAACCTTTGAGAGGCTGCTTGTGTATGGTGGGCTAGTGCTTTACAGGGTTAAGTGAGCTCAGGAGCACACCCTCCTTTCTCACATTTTTCTAGCTTTGACTATGATTACGTCGCTCAGCGTCGGCATCAGGCTTCCGAGAGGGCTTAGGATGAACTTTTTGAAGGGCTCCTTCATCAAGGGACCTGGGGCTGGTAGGAAGTTGCCTGTCAGCTTTTCGACCTTGAAGCCGTGCCGTCTTAGTTGGAGCTTAAGCACGCCTGTAGTGTAGTAGCGGACGTGGCCGACGCCTTCATTACTGTACTGGAGGTGGTTTGGGTATTTTCCCAAGAGGAGCTTGACCCTGTTTGTGAGGGACGCGATGTTGGGCGTTGAGAGGATGAGCACGCCGCCCGGCTTCAGCACCCTGTTTATCTCGCTCAGCAGAAAGTCGGTGTCTAGGACATGTTCTATTATTTCTTCAGCCCATACGGCGTCGAAGAAACAGTCCTCGAAGGGGAGACCCTCCTCCACGTTGTGGCGCACGCATTTCACGCCGCGCTCCGCGGCCACCTTGTAGGACTCCGAGAGCTCGACACCGTAGCACTCCCACCCTGCTTTCATTAGTGGGAGCATGGCTCCGCCTGCGAGGCAGCCGACGTCGAGTATCCTTCCAGGACGCTCGTCTTCGAGAAGCTTGTAGGACTTAAGGAAGCGGTACTTGTCGAGCTCCCACGTGAGTAGCTCGATGAAGCGCCAGCCTTCGCTGTAAAAGTTGAGCGCGCGGTGGTCGCTCCTCAACTTACGCCACCAGTAAATAGTTTTTTCTGGGTAAGTTATAAAAGCATGGTCTTCGAAGCTACGAGCGGTACCCGGGGGGGTTCGACATGTGGCACGACGTTTTCACTAGGCTCAGAGATGCCCGCCTCGACTTAAGGTTTGGAGACGACGTTCTAGGAGTTTTAGCCGTGATTCCAGCGGTTTACGGTGACTTCGAGAATGCTGTAGAAGTGCTGAGCAGGATAAGAGACGAGCACACCTACATCGCTGCCTCGCTGAGGGTTGCCGTCGAGCTTTTCTGGAAGGGGGACGTTGACAGGGCTGAGATGCTGGTCAACGAGTGCGTGGACCACGTGGAGAAACTTGGTTCAGTCGATTTAATGGCGCTTGTCCCAAGCGTCGCGTATGCTAAAACGCTTATTGGGGGTTTACAGGAGGGGGTTGCCGTCGCCTACAAGGCTGAGGGGGTGTGGCTCTGCCGCGCAATACTAGCCGTCGCCTCGGCAGCCGCTGAGATGGGTGTAGGCGACCTCGAGCCGCTGCTCGGCGACCTTGAAGGCTGCCTTAAGCGGGTGTTCGACGAGGAAAGAGCACGAATACTCCTAGAGGCTGGAAGAACTATGCTTGAAGCCGGTAGGTGTGATGAAGCCAGAAAGCTGCTTGAAACGGCGGCCGAGGTTGCTATGAACCTCTACGACGGATTCTCGAAGAGACTGATTCTCTCGGAGCTCGTCCCCTTAATGATTGACGCCGGTTTGCTCGCAAAAGCCGTTGTTTTGTCAAGCGTCCTAGATCTGGCTGGCCTACAATTCCTGGAAGAAATCGGAGAAAAGGCTGGCCTACACGTCCTAGAGATGCCGTTGGACGCGCTTGACAGGTACGGGAGAGCGGTTCTGGTCCTAAGAGGGGCTGAGACAAGCTTGAGCAGGGAGGTTACTGTTAAGGCCTCCGAGTACATTGCGGCTGTTTCAGGTTGCCTGCGTTACCCTGAACTCCTAGCTAGGCTTGCCGCCGTGCAAGCGAAGATTGGGATGCGTGAGGGGGAGGAGGGTGCTGAAGCCGCTGTGAACGCGGCGAGGGGACTGCAGCTCGTAAGGGTCGCTGAGGCGGTCGCTGAGCACTATGCAAGCCACGCTGAGAGGGCGCTTGAGAAAGCTTGCAAAGAGGCTGAGGGCATGAAGGATGAGGAGAAAGTCCTAGTGTTGATGAGGGCGGCAGCAGTGTGGTCGAAGATTAAAAGGTTTGAGAGGGCGGTTGAGTGTTTTAGGGAGGCCGCTAGGCTGGTAGTTGAGCTTGGGTCGCATGAGCTTATCGTTGAGCTCTCTAGAAACCTAGCGTCGTGCGCGAGCCCGGAACTGGTGTTCGATCTGCTGAACCGGTTCCCCGATGTGGAAAGCAGGTTGGATCTTTTAGCCGGCACAGCCTACTTTCTTTTGAGGGAGGGCAAGGAGTACGGGGTTGAGCTGGCTGAAAAAGTCGCATCCATTGCGGGGGGAGCGGCGACACTGCTTGTGGCGAGGTTGGCCGCCCTCCTTTCAAGGGTGGGGAGGGTGCGAGAAGCGGGGAGGCTAGTTCCAGCTGTAGTTGAGGAAGTGGTGAGGGGGGCTGAGGGGAGGAGTTCGAACGTCCAGCGCTTTTTAGGCATCATACTGGAGATTATGCCACGCTTGAAGCTGCGCTTCACGGGGGATGAAGAGGCTCTCTTGGTCAACGAAGGGGGGAGCTGCCTCAACATGGTTATAAAACAAAAGGATTTCACGCTGCCTCTTGGTGAGCTAAAAAGTGGGGGGAGTGTGGTTTTAAACTTGAAGGGGCTTCCCGCGCCCACCGGGGAAGTTAAAGTGGTTTTTGAGGACGCTTTCGGCGTTGAGGAGTGCACGCTAAGGATTCCCCTAGCCAGGCAGCTGGGAACGTGAGTTGTGGATAAGCTGGTTAACCAGGTGGCTGCGGCGTGAGACGCTCGTTCCCGGGTTTACGTGTGTGGTTTCGATACGAAGTAGCTTTCGAGCCTACCTGCAAGCGTGGCCCTCGCCACCTTGTCAGTGGCTTTTACTGCTTCTTCGAGGAGGCTCACCGGGACTCCTGGAACACCGTATGCTATGAGGAGCGCTTCGCGCGTGTCCTCGGTTACCTTTGTCCTCTCCGAGTCTCTGTGAGGGTATATCGAGATTATTCCTTCGTGGTCTGAGACTACTACTTCGTTCCCATTCAGCGGCTTCGGGGCCGGCATCCCTATTCCCTGAAAGAGCTCACCCGGCTCCGCGAACCTTACAACGAGTCCGCCTCTAATCTTCCCCATGTCGTAGGCTCCCAGAGTGATTCCAGTCATAGCTGACGCGAGGTTGTAGGCGTTCACGAACTTGTTCACGCGCCAGATGTTTCCGCCGCCGAGAACCCTACGTATGAGGGCCTCTGACGCCGGC
It contains:
- a CDS encoding phenylalanine--tRNA ligase beta subunit-related protein, giving the protein MVVSLHVGGFIDVKWHPRVASSYPSLVIVVARFVDVNAEKRFDEIEKLEVEVFEDIKRKYTLESLKNDPIIRAYRDFYWRLSIDPTKQRPASEALIRRVLGGGNIWRVNKFVNAYNLASAMTGITLGAYDMGKIRGGLVVRFAEPGELFQGIGMPAPKPLNGNEVVVSDHEGIISIYPHRDSERTKVTEDTREALLIAYGVPGVPVSLLEEAVKATDKVARATLAGRLESYFVSKPHT
- a CDS encoding metallophosphoesterase family protein, encoding MKDKIVLVHISDIHVTSQYFSSRLGENVVNEANRLNPDLIVVSGDITDNGHLHEYMEAKAFLDRFNAGRILVVLGNHDSRNAGYMLFEEFFGTRYPSAEVGSVKVVGVDSTEPDLDDGHVGRLAYRMVEEELRDFKGVRMVVLHHHLIPIPGTGRERNIPSDSGDFLKLLSDLKVHMVLCGHKHVPWTWKLNEMFIINAGTATTLRLKARMPPSFNIITVTRDLITVERVNSETLEKSVLCNVKLEG
- a CDS encoding glycosyltransferase family 39 protein, whose translation is MRSPIEAASRFLRECRSDWAVALITVTVIVRGLLSLILVPVTWDEAVYANLARDFYFFGFYFYFPQQVILDFSRAPVTPLSIYLAYLLTGPNHIVAQLVTYAYSLATIYTVYLLGKEMFDEKVGRLSALAVACNPFLLVSSWGILSEPPCMFFSTLFLLLVYRAQRNPRYYVPAGAALTLATLSRYPAFLMIAVALFMVSASGNLKKAFKSPWLYAGLAVAIATAIPWLFSSKSLTGSYTGFLQIFFESTQQWMREPYTMLLLGVTPLDYLVSAGYDVLAVAALPGALVSYFLWGARLGKRSAEGRTLLFWVLFFAVAYGLLMRAARLVDYMRYNETSLPAVAVLSAVGLAVLLKEGGGVKVEGVRSILYGKKKVALALIAINIAAGFAGAAVVRGEAAASESGISIPVPVYEFLAVATPPDGSILSNIYPIVSYYTDRVCMWFPQVDWLRDYTFKHLNVKYVLFNLNRYCPLDALIYVESHPETFERLLVYGGLVLYRVK
- a CDS encoding lysylphosphatidylglycerol synthase transmembrane domain-containing protein, producing the protein MVNRGMVLKAVALLLSVAFIVLVLWVVGVDLFLGLASRLHPAWVLTFIAVYTLSFVLRAVRWKIIVDAAGGNVSVFRLMTINFSGWLINEVTPAKVGDLLRISLLSSQGGLPLGESTSTIAVERALDVVSIAIISSIILSAANLAPFIPLHIKLVALILFAILAVIVALTLALCVAGPGVIDSLRVRKISERIYNMLQGLALGIKEGIQKLSKNPKALTAATLLSLPIWFTDALSIYIFLNAAGIPWLAQAVMLAVLAGVYPSILLVDTVTLALFTQPFSSISVEICMLAALLGFASKFFPVIPGGFGVYEIVIALVLGVTSLPLNLGLAVALLDHMARLTYCSAAGVPSLVHNGVRVSSAVLGFVNEKPKTR
- a CDS encoding class I SAM-dependent methyltransferase, which encodes MRSDHRALNFYSEGWRFIELLTWELDKYRFLKSYKLLEDERPGRILDVGCLAGGAMLPLMKAGWECYGVELSESYKVAAERGVKCVRHNVEEGLPFEDCFFDAVWAEEIIEHVLDTDFLLSEINRVLKPGGVLILSTPNIASLTNRVKLLLGKYPNHLQYSNEGVGHVRYYTTGVLKLQLRRHGFKVEKLTGNFLPAPGPLMKEPFKKFILSPLGSLMPTLSDVIIVKARKM
- a CDS encoding glycosyltransferase family 2 protein, whose product is MRDKVSIIIPCFNEEGTISEVIERVKKVDLGLEKEIVVVDDGSTDSSFEKASRHGDVKVIRHERNMGKGAAVKTGIAHSTGSIIVIQDADLEYLPEDIPGLLAPIIRGEADAVYGSRFTGNIEGMSLSHRFGNRVLSWATRVLFRAKITDMMTGYKVFKREVVDGLKLRARRFEFEPEVTAKLLKRGVRIVEVPIRYSVRKIGEAKIKWKDGLICLWWLLKERLRKEA